Proteins encoded in a region of the Streptomyces sp. PCS3-D2 genome:
- a CDS encoding MoxR family ATPase has protein sequence MTSGPQTAYYRGDGVARPGAALPEPPPWRRFPRLPAAEVFCPTPELKQAVNAALILRRPLLITGPPGTGKSTVIEQVAHELDLGPVLRWHITSRSTLSDALYRYDALGRIHAQRLGQQDEVAAFLALGPLGSALLPPGPRALLVDEIDKADLDLPGDLLEVLERGEFRIPELLREGQDCAQVRIWDSEEKAQVEHGLVQCSEFPFIVMTSNGEQELPPPFLRRCVRFTMPLPSEELIQDVVRQHLGIDVADGGPIAELVTDFVNRVSSGETLALDQLLNALHLMNGSTELPRGLFELVLKDLSRA, from the coding sequence ATGACCAGCGGGCCACAGACCGCGTACTACCGGGGTGACGGTGTCGCCAGGCCCGGCGCCGCACTGCCCGAGCCACCGCCGTGGCGACGGTTTCCCAGGCTTCCGGCCGCCGAGGTGTTCTGTCCGACACCGGAACTGAAGCAAGCCGTCAACGCAGCGCTGATCCTGCGCCGTCCCCTGCTGATCACCGGTCCGCCGGGCACCGGCAAGTCGACCGTGATCGAACAGGTGGCGCACGAACTCGACCTGGGGCCGGTGCTGCGCTGGCACATCACCTCCCGCAGCACCCTCTCCGACGCCCTCTACCGCTACGACGCCCTTGGGCGTATCCACGCGCAGCGCCTCGGGCAGCAAGACGAAGTCGCCGCTTTCCTGGCGCTCGGCCCGCTGGGCTCCGCGCTGCTGCCACCGGGGCCCCGGGCCCTGCTCGTCGACGAGATCGACAAGGCCGATCTGGACCTGCCTGGCGACCTGCTGGAAGTGCTGGAGCGCGGGGAGTTCCGGATCCCTGAACTGCTCCGGGAGGGGCAGGACTGCGCGCAGGTACGGATCTGGGACAGCGAGGAGAAGGCTCAGGTGGAGCACGGCCTTGTGCAGTGCAGTGAGTTCCCGTTCATCGTGATGACCAGCAACGGGGAACAGGAACTGCCGCCGCCGTTCCTGCGCCGCTGCGTCCGGTTCACCATGCCCCTCCCCTCGGAGGAGCTCATCCAGGACGTGGTGCGCCAACACCTGGGCATCGACGTGGCAGACGGCGGGCCCATCGCGGAGCTGGTCACCGACTTCGTCAACCGGGTGTCCTCCGGCGAAACCCTCGCCCTCGACCAGTTGCTGAACGCCCTCCACCTGATGAACGGCTCCACGGAACTCCCGCGCGGACTGTTCGAGCTGGTGCTGAAGGACCTGTCCCGTGCCTGA
- a CDS encoding TIR-like protein FxsC, whose product MPETPADRWDSAHGDALARTLGLLRRADSTMDAVSLADVIWLAAQRPPASVPPRRPGGPPSPARPADAPVGSPPPERLRLARRGRPTGPAPHTESTAVPRSPALPSSLELGRALRPFKRPWRQGRRPALDIAATVRDYARTGELIPAFAPAPERWYDLTLLVDRSPSMTVWQEVLDEFRRRLRTLGAFRAVRVRELYADGERPEIADGRGNRHPPGSLGLPTARSLLLIASDCTSLAWRNGTLWHSAYIWALKGSVALVNPLPPKIWRHVGVDLPAGRVGSPGTPGPWNAALRFHPPLSPVPSAAAVPGQPDWLPLPVQAFSPHSLGRWARLLMRAAPEGCDALFLPASYEPVPPAVREVDRPGREHAVADAFFHLASPAAARLAVLCTPFDRLSLPLVRFVQERMVPEATVADLAEILVAGLFSAEEAADAVRGGVELSYRPGVREVAQRRLGVRDVRTLRQLLARHTEEHPGDSDWLPGADTVMGPVSPAPAGPVTPPDPPRPSLTVRAGGDPARSAAVSRNRPYFFLSYAHTPRFGTGGPDPDMWVERLFRDLCGHVMALTDLPAGAPVGFMDREIRTGEGWSERLGAALAACRVFVPLFSPRYFASETCGREWHAFAQRMIHHQARSNAPAGAIVPALWVPVPSEQLPSPAAALQFTHRSFGERYATEGLYGLIKLRFAEEYERSIYELAKRIVHVAESTSLDPSRVLDYRTVPSAFGVAGSRQRRIRLTVVAPTRHQLPEGRAAEYYGESPLDWNPYHPVSARPLVWVAEELARSLDYRVTVSSFDEQVPHHDGEQAPSSPEVLLLDRWALADEGRRARLAAFDAGHRPWVGVVVPWNRSDPQSSARETGLTARLEETLPSTMNQVLRAAARGVSSMEEFSQLLPRVIEDAAQRYLRHAQALPPRPLLPSPPQEGIHDDRTGGGNGHTRSS is encoded by the coding sequence GTGCCTGAAACTCCCGCAGACCGGTGGGATTCAGCGCACGGGGACGCACTTGCCCGCACGCTCGGCCTGCTCCGGCGGGCCGACAGCACCATGGACGCGGTCTCGCTGGCCGACGTCATCTGGTTGGCCGCGCAACGGCCCCCGGCCTCGGTACCGCCGCGCCGCCCCGGTGGGCCGCCGTCCCCGGCCCGGCCCGCCGATGCCCCGGTCGGCAGCCCGCCCCCCGAGCGGCTGCGACTCGCGCGACGGGGACGTCCGACCGGCCCCGCGCCACACACCGAATCCACGGCTGTGCCGAGGTCGCCCGCCCTGCCGAGCTCCCTCGAACTCGGCCGTGCACTGCGCCCGTTCAAGCGTCCCTGGCGACAGGGTCGCCGACCGGCCCTCGACATCGCGGCGACCGTACGCGACTACGCCCGCACCGGTGAGCTCATTCCTGCCTTCGCCCCCGCACCGGAACGCTGGTACGACCTCACCCTGCTCGTGGACCGCTCGCCCTCGATGACGGTCTGGCAGGAGGTGCTGGACGAGTTCCGGCGGCGGCTGCGGACCCTCGGAGCTTTCCGTGCCGTGCGGGTCCGCGAGTTGTACGCCGACGGTGAGCGGCCCGAGATCGCGGACGGTCGTGGCAACCGGCATCCGCCCGGGTCGCTTGGGCTCCCCACTGCGCGCAGCCTGCTCCTCATTGCCTCCGACTGCACGTCGCTGGCATGGCGCAACGGCACCTTGTGGCACTCGGCGTACATCTGGGCCCTGAAGGGCAGCGTGGCACTGGTCAACCCGCTACCGCCCAAGATATGGCGCCATGTCGGCGTGGACCTCCCGGCCGGCCGGGTCGGCTCCCCGGGGACCCCCGGCCCGTGGAATGCCGCACTTCGCTTCCACCCTCCGCTGTCACCGGTCCCGTCGGCAGCCGCAGTGCCCGGACAGCCGGACTGGCTGCCCCTGCCCGTGCAGGCGTTCTCGCCGCATTCCCTCGGCCGATGGGCCCGGCTTCTGATGCGCGCAGCCCCCGAGGGGTGCGACGCGCTGTTCCTTCCCGCGTCCTACGAACCCGTCCCGCCGGCTGTACGGGAAGTGGACCGTCCGGGCCGGGAGCACGCCGTCGCCGACGCCTTCTTCCACCTCGCGTCGCCCGCCGCCGCCCGGCTTGCCGTGCTGTGCACCCCCTTCGACCGGCTGAGTCTTCCGCTCGTGCGGTTCGTCCAGGAGCGGATGGTGCCCGAGGCCACGGTGGCGGACCTCGCCGAGATCCTCGTCGCCGGGCTCTTTTCGGCGGAGGAGGCGGCGGACGCCGTCCGGGGCGGCGTCGAGCTGAGTTACCGACCCGGTGTGCGCGAGGTGGCGCAGCGGCGCCTCGGGGTACGCGACGTCCGCACACTGCGTCAGCTGCTGGCCCGCCACACCGAGGAGCACCCCGGGGATTCCGACTGGCTCCCCGGCGCCGACACCGTCATGGGGCCGGTTTCCCCGGCACCCGCGGGTCCCGTCACGCCTCCGGACCCGCCACGGCCGAGCCTGACCGTACGGGCCGGGGGCGACCCGGCTCGCTCCGCCGCGGTCTCGCGCAACCGGCCGTACTTCTTCCTCAGCTACGCGCACACACCGAGGTTCGGCACCGGCGGTCCAGACCCCGACATGTGGGTCGAGCGGTTGTTCCGCGATCTGTGCGGCCATGTGATGGCCCTGACCGATCTGCCGGCCGGGGCGCCAGTGGGCTTCATGGACCGGGAGATACGCACCGGGGAGGGCTGGTCCGAGCGGCTGGGCGCAGCGCTCGCCGCATGCCGGGTGTTCGTCCCGCTGTTCTCCCCACGGTACTTCGCCAGCGAGACGTGCGGGAGGGAGTGGCATGCGTTCGCCCAACGCATGATCCATCACCAGGCGCGCAGCAACGCGCCGGCCGGGGCGATCGTGCCCGCGCTCTGGGTCCCCGTACCTTCGGAGCAACTTCCCTCTCCCGCAGCTGCGTTGCAGTTCACCCACCGCTCGTTCGGCGAACGTTATGCCACCGAAGGGCTCTACGGGCTGATCAAGCTTCGCTTCGCCGAGGAGTACGAACGGAGCATCTATGAGCTCGCCAAGCGCATCGTGCACGTGGCCGAGTCCACCTCCCTCGACCCCAGCCGTGTGCTCGACTACCGGACGGTCCCCAGTGCCTTCGGGGTAGCAGGGTCCCGCCAGCGCCGGATTCGCCTGACCGTCGTCGCCCCCACGCGTCACCAACTGCCCGAGGGCCGCGCCGCCGAGTACTACGGGGAAAGTCCACTGGACTGGAACCCCTACCACCCGGTGTCCGCGCGGCCTCTGGTCTGGGTCGCCGAGGAACTGGCGCGCTCCCTCGACTACCGGGTCACCGTCTCCTCCTTCGACGAGCAGGTGCCGCACCACGACGGCGAACAGGCCCCGTCCAGCCCCGAAGTGCTGCTGCTCGACCGCTGGGCGCTGGCCGACGAGGGGCGCCGGGCCCGGCTCGCCGCCTTCGACGCCGGACACCGGCCGTGGGTCGGCGTGGTCGTCCCGTGGAACCGAAGCGACCCGCAAAGCTCCGCCCGAGAGACAGGACTCACCGCCCGCCTGGAGGAGACCCTGCCAAGCACGATGAACCAGGTCCTCCGCGCCGCCGCCCGGGGGGTGTCGAGCATGGAGGAGTTCAGCCAGCTCCTGCCCCGGGTGATCGAGGACGCGGCCCAGCGGTACCTGCGTCACGCCCAGGCGCTGCCGCCACGACCGCTTCTGCCGTCTCCTCCCCAAGAGGGGATCCACGACGACCGCACCGGCGGGGGAAACGGGCACACGCGATCGTCCTGA
- a CDS encoding PPE family protein, with amino-acid sequence MRATLLRVATVLGGAAVMAAVGVGAASADGVGSSGIGNHGVGNAGVFNDGVGNAGAFNDGVGNAGIFNRGVGNAGIANWGLGNAGIANTGIGSHGIGNSGIGTAGIGN; translated from the coding sequence ATGCGTGCGACTCTTCTCCGCGTGGCGACCGTGCTGGGTGGCGCGGCAGTGATGGCCGCCGTCGGCGTCGGCGCAGCCAGCGCCGACGGGGTGGGCAGCTCGGGCATCGGCAACCATGGCGTGGGCAACGCCGGCGTCTTCAACGACGGCGTGGGGAACGCGGGCGCCTTCAACGACGGCGTGGGCAACGCGGGCATCTTCAACCGCGGCGTGGGCAACGCGGGCATCGCCAACTGGGGTCTGGGCAACGCGGGCATCGCGAACACGGGCATCGGCAGCCACGGCATCGGCAACTCGGGCATCGGCACCGCCGGCATCGGCAACTGA
- a CDS encoding ABC-F family ATP-binding cassette domain-containing protein has protein sequence MITFRDVELRAGARLLLSDLSFTVSPGDRIGLVGRNGAGKTTLMNVLAGRTRPAAGTVTHTGPVGFLAQDSRATDQQVTVTDRILSARGLDRARRQLRTAATAMADAASPDVLDRAMNAYARADAAFQAGGGYAAEAEAARVAAGLGLPGRVLHDPLGSLSGGQRRRVDLARILFAGPRGVLLLDEPTNHLDADSVGWLRTFLQAHTGGLVVISHDTSLLAAVTNRVFHLDATRTTIDIHNTGWDTYLAQREADERRRARERASIERKAAALHAQADRMKARSATAAMAKSMARRADRMLTELEPARRTERIAKIALPEPAPCGRTPLGAVSLTKSYGDHQVLKGVDLAVDRGSRLVVLGLNGAGKTTLLRLLAGTERPDAGRVVHGHGLRLGYFAQEHDTLDVDLTVRQNLSAAAPHLGDGAARHVLGAFLFSGDDADKSAGVLSGGEKTRLALAGLVHSGANVLLLDEPTNNLDPASRGEVLAAVGGYPGAIVMVTHDEGAIDALRPDRVLLLPDADEDLWSEDYRGLVTLA, from the coding sequence ATGATTACCTTTCGTGATGTCGAGCTGCGTGCGGGCGCCCGCCTGCTGCTCTCCGACCTCTCCTTCACCGTTTCCCCCGGCGACCGCATCGGCCTGGTCGGCCGCAACGGAGCGGGCAAGACCACCCTCATGAACGTCCTTGCCGGGCGCACCCGGCCGGCTGCGGGCACCGTCACGCACACCGGTCCGGTGGGCTTCCTCGCCCAGGACTCCCGTGCCACGGACCAGCAGGTCACCGTCACCGACCGGATCCTGTCCGCCCGCGGCCTGGACCGGGCGCGGCGCCAGCTGCGAACGGCCGCGACGGCGATGGCCGACGCCGCCTCGCCCGACGTGCTGGACCGGGCGATGAACGCGTACGCCCGCGCCGACGCCGCCTTCCAGGCCGGCGGCGGATATGCCGCCGAGGCCGAGGCCGCCCGGGTGGCCGCCGGCCTGGGGCTGCCCGGCAGGGTCCTGCACGATCCGCTGGGCTCCCTGTCCGGAGGCCAGCGCCGCCGAGTGGACCTCGCGCGTATCCTCTTCGCCGGCCCGCGCGGAGTCCTGCTGCTGGACGAGCCGACCAACCACCTGGACGCCGACTCGGTCGGCTGGCTGCGCACCTTCCTCCAGGCCCATACCGGCGGCCTGGTCGTGATCAGTCACGACACCTCGCTGTTGGCCGCCGTGACCAATCGGGTCTTCCATCTGGACGCCACCCGCACCACGATCGACATCCACAACACCGGCTGGGACACCTACCTCGCCCAAAGGGAGGCGGACGAACGGCGTCGCGCCCGCGAACGGGCGAGTATCGAACGCAAGGCCGCCGCCCTGCACGCGCAGGCCGACAGGATGAAGGCCCGCTCGGCAACCGCCGCCATGGCCAAGAGCATGGCCCGGCGCGCCGACCGGATGCTGACAGAGCTCGAACCGGCACGGCGTACGGAAAGGATCGCCAAGATCGCCCTGCCCGAGCCGGCGCCGTGCGGGCGGACGCCGCTGGGTGCGGTCAGCCTGACCAAGTCCTACGGCGACCACCAGGTACTCAAGGGCGTCGACCTCGCCGTGGACCGGGGCAGCCGCCTGGTGGTACTCGGCCTCAACGGCGCGGGCAAGACCACCCTGCTGCGTCTGCTGGCCGGCACCGAACGGCCGGATGCCGGCCGGGTGGTGCACGGTCACGGACTGCGCCTGGGCTACTTCGCGCAGGAGCACGACACCCTCGATGTGGATCTGACGGTCCGACAGAACCTGTCCGCAGCCGCCCCGCACCTGGGTGACGGCGCGGCGCGGCACGTGCTGGGCGCGTTCCTGTTCTCCGGGGATGATGCCGACAAGTCGGCCGGGGTGCTCTCCGGCGGCGAGAAGACCCGCCTGGCACTGGCCGGGCTGGTGCACTCCGGGGCCAACGTGCTGCTGCTGGACGAGCCGACCAACAACCTCGATCCCGCCTCCCGGGGCGAAGTCCTGGCCGCGGTCGGCGGTTACCCGGGCGCGATCGTGATGGTCACGCACGACGAGGGTGCCATCGACGCCCTGCGCCCCGACCGGGTCCTGCTGCTGCCGGACGCGGACGAGGACCTGTGGAGCGAGGACTACCGCGGCCTGGTCACGCTCGCCTGA
- a CDS encoding caspase family protein gives MKDLRSAAGALHDVLMEPSLGGCVPALPGRSAFPGGAASLITGDDLDSAEITAMLRAAVQYAGERGAVLVLALLGHGFRLGSTLYLMGADSREGVRDRAVDIGAELLVAVDHPGIQGVIAVVDTCHAGAAAVHPTEISKDRARLAVLMGALPHEPAYDLRLSKALAALIRDGSDHQGPLLTVAGAATRLRELIVGQSVLSNVHDGDHFSYGELWLARNTGHRAVPGVRRSGRLAVDELAEALGAVTGLSLTGAVDPEAGDFGIPTVLEARRRLTALPASPARDRALRAVDGQLIALRTVDFIGSWMGAGLTTLMLRRAVHTLLSAEGRLPADTRLLTRPTLTDVVDQMVFDHPVTDPDCRPGLTTLVLLLAHEAGMDDTAPELRRWAEQIDAVVALNDAVDLARAKQGDRRLSLVVSLHASLAGDWPESLEAWLLDNGHTHNHWTFPCPAADRHGVETALEDAVLWAEDLAESLEYPLRRLDIAVPTGLLLKWRPEEAGEILRLGVSYDVVVHWSQRLSPTRALRLAQSALRNCWNRIGAPESDIPLDWITGPDTPALTVLSQHLRDGRFGKGIALTHHPGANEQLMDLLLTYTPVLLWPHGPDGGRVRADWLDRHWPRMPEVLMLAYRCRWQDEPDDGIGGWRAVWDDPEWLRFCSRLTAGQTAERRTTWRGSE, from the coding sequence TTGAAAGACCTGCGAAGCGCTGCGGGCGCGCTCCACGACGTGCTGATGGAGCCGTCGCTCGGCGGGTGCGTACCCGCCCTGCCCGGACGGTCCGCGTTCCCGGGCGGAGCCGCCTCTCTGATCACCGGGGACGACCTGGACAGCGCCGAGATCACGGCGATGCTGCGGGCGGCCGTCCAGTACGCGGGCGAACGGGGCGCGGTGCTCGTCCTCGCGCTGCTCGGGCACGGGTTCCGGCTGGGCAGCACGCTGTACCTGATGGGCGCCGACTCGCGGGAGGGAGTGCGAGACCGGGCGGTCGACATCGGCGCCGAACTGCTCGTCGCCGTCGACCACCCCGGTATCCAAGGCGTCATCGCGGTCGTCGACACCTGCCACGCCGGTGCCGCGGCCGTCCATCCCACCGAAATCAGCAAGGACCGGGCCCGGCTGGCGGTGCTGATGGGCGCGCTGCCGCACGAGCCGGCCTACGACCTGCGCCTGTCCAAAGCCCTGGCCGCCCTGATCCGCGACGGCTCCGACCATCAGGGTCCCTTGCTGACCGTTGCGGGAGCCGCCACACGGCTGCGCGAGCTCATCGTGGGCCAGAGCGTGCTGTCGAACGTGCACGACGGCGACCACTTCTCGTACGGAGAACTCTGGCTGGCCCGCAACACCGGCCACCGAGCGGTACCGGGCGTCCGGCGCTCCGGACGCCTCGCCGTCGACGAACTCGCCGAGGCGCTCGGTGCCGTGACCGGGCTGTCCCTCACCGGAGCAGTGGACCCGGAAGCCGGGGACTTCGGCATCCCGACCGTGCTTGAGGCGCGCCGACGGCTGACCGCACTGCCGGCGTCGCCCGCGCGTGACCGAGCTCTGAGGGCGGTCGACGGTCAACTGATCGCCCTGCGCACCGTGGACTTCATCGGCTCCTGGATGGGAGCGGGCCTCACCACGCTCATGCTCCGTCGCGCCGTGCACACGCTGCTCTCAGCGGAGGGACGTCTGCCGGCCGACACCAGACTCCTGACGCGGCCTACCCTCACCGACGTCGTCGACCAGATGGTGTTCGACCACCCGGTCACCGACCCCGACTGCCGGCCCGGACTGACGACCCTCGTCCTGCTGCTCGCCCACGAGGCGGGCATGGACGACACGGCACCCGAGCTGCGCCGCTGGGCTGAGCAGATCGACGCAGTGGTGGCGTTGAACGACGCGGTGGACCTCGCCCGCGCCAAGCAGGGCGATCGACGCCTCAGTCTGGTCGTGAGCCTCCATGCCTCGCTGGCGGGAGACTGGCCCGAGTCCCTCGAGGCCTGGCTGCTGGACAACGGGCACACCCACAACCACTGGACCTTCCCGTGCCCGGCGGCCGACCGCCACGGCGTCGAGACGGCACTCGAGGACGCCGTGCTCTGGGCGGAGGACCTCGCCGAGTCCCTCGAGTACCCGCTGCGTCGACTCGATATCGCGGTGCCCACGGGCCTGCTGCTGAAGTGGCGTCCTGAGGAGGCGGGGGAGATCCTGCGGCTCGGCGTGTCCTACGACGTCGTCGTGCACTGGAGCCAGCGACTCAGCCCGACCCGGGCTCTGCGTCTGGCACAGAGCGCGCTCAGGAATTGTTGGAACCGGATCGGCGCGCCTGAGTCGGACATCCCGCTCGACTGGATCACGGGGCCGGACACACCGGCGCTGACCGTCCTCAGTCAGCACCTGCGGGACGGACGGTTCGGGAAGGGAATCGCTCTGACCCATCATCCTGGAGCAAACGAACAGCTGATGGACCTTCTCCTCACCTACACCCCGGTGCTGCTGTGGCCGCACGGTCCGGACGGCGGCCGGGTGCGGGCCGACTGGCTCGACCGCCATTGGCCGCGCATGCCCGAAGTGCTGATGCTGGCCTACCGGTGCAGGTGGCAGGACGAACCGGACGACGGCATCGGCGGTTGGCGGGCCGTCTGGGACGACCCCGAGTGGCTGCGGTTCTGCAGCCGGCTCACCGCCGGGCAGACGGCAGAGAGGCGGACGACGTGGAGGGGGAGCGAATGA
- a CDS encoding FABP family protein, translated as MNKSESVQENPYPDSHVPGEGPQPHPLLAPVLPLLGRWHGRGRGAYPTLEKGFRYEQEVTFSHDGRPFLCYEARAWLIDEAGAPVRPAGREAGWWRVAPDASLEVVLAHPTGVVETYVGRVSGGGFEIETKDVSLTPLAKEVTATRRRYTVQDGEMTVVHDMAAVGQPLQHHLTTHLRRRP; from the coding sequence GTGAACAAGTCCGAGTCGGTACAGGAGAATCCGTACCCCGACAGCCACGTCCCGGGCGAGGGGCCGCAGCCGCATCCACTACTGGCGCCCGTGCTGCCGCTCCTGGGCCGCTGGCACGGCCGCGGCCGCGGCGCGTACCCGACGTTGGAGAAGGGCTTCCGCTACGAGCAGGAGGTGACCTTCAGCCACGACGGCCGCCCCTTCCTGTGCTACGAGGCCCGGGCGTGGCTGATCGACGAGGCCGGGGCCCCGGTGCGGCCTGCGGGGCGCGAGGCGGGGTGGTGGCGGGTGGCTCCCGACGCCTCCCTGGAGGTCGTACTCGCCCACCCCACCGGTGTCGTCGAGACGTACGTGGGGCGGGTGTCCGGTGGCGGGTTCGAGATCGAGACCAAGGACGTCTCGCTGACGCCGCTGGCCAAGGAGGTCACCGCCACGCGCCGCCGGTACACCGTCCAGGACGGGGAGATGACCGTCGTCCACGACATGGCGGCGGTGGGCCAACCCCTCCAGCACCACCTGACGACACATTTGCGCCGACGTCCCTGA
- a CDS encoding YcxB family protein: protein MEDINVRQPQQARGTGGVVLRFKGRVEKSELREGLKVAGTFRRLRLLAAAGALAIASLGVRVDAEGGSVNIGLVAAAVVYATVFALLAPRRIVTHAFRAQRAHEGADCVVDGNGIAAVLDGVEIKRFGWEEMTRYHETAGLYVVVGKIRLRTWAIVLPKRLLTAPDAELLGAVLDSRLCSRTGAALPPSA, encoded by the coding sequence GTGGAAGACATCAACGTACGACAGCCGCAGCAGGCCCGAGGAACGGGCGGGGTGGTCCTGCGGTTCAAGGGCAGGGTGGAGAAGAGCGAGCTCCGTGAGGGACTGAAGGTTGCAGGAACGTTCCGGCGACTGCGTTTGCTCGCTGCCGCAGGCGCGTTGGCCATCGCCTCCCTAGGGGTACGCGTCGATGCCGAGGGCGGCTCGGTGAACATCGGCCTCGTGGCCGCGGCCGTCGTCTACGCGACCGTGTTCGCCCTGCTGGCACCCCGGCGGATCGTCACTCATGCTTTCCGCGCCCAGCGGGCCCACGAGGGCGCGGACTGCGTGGTCGACGGCAATGGCATCGCGGCCGTTCTCGACGGCGTGGAGATCAAGCGCTTCGGCTGGGAGGAGATGACGCGGTATCACGAAACCGCGGGACTCTACGTGGTCGTGGGCAAGATCCGCCTGAGGACCTGGGCGATCGTGCTGCCCAAGCGCCTGCTGACAGCACCCGACGCCGAACTCCTCGGAGCGGTACTCGACTCCCGGCTGTGCTCCCGCACCGGTGCTGCCCTCCCGCCTTCCGCCTGA
- a CDS encoding SMI1/KNR4 family protein — MASALDRLEKLLGEPACWGWARPRLWEAAEEHLGVRLPTDYKAFLDLYGPGAFDGFLWMCRPVNGTREELERLWPRSGDKHDLHLADPDRYPFPFHPHPGGLIEWGGEEDGTVYYLLPEEPDPNGWRVVVETADGDWHEAPGPVTEFLLTLAENPRHLSFTGRYRPSTDLRYHPTVAS; from the coding sequence ATGGCGTCCGCCTTGGACAGGCTTGAGAAACTGCTGGGCGAGCCGGCCTGCTGGGGGTGGGCGCGGCCGCGCCTGTGGGAGGCCGCCGAGGAACACCTTGGTGTCCGCCTCCCTACCGACTACAAGGCGTTCCTCGACCTGTACGGTCCCGGCGCCTTCGACGGGTTCCTCTGGATGTGCCGGCCTGTGAACGGGACGCGAGAGGAACTGGAACGGCTCTGGCCGCGGTCAGGAGACAAACACGATCTGCACCTGGCCGATCCTGATCGCTACCCGTTTCCGTTCCACCCCCATCCGGGCGGCCTGATCGAGTGGGGCGGGGAAGAAGACGGCACCGTCTACTACCTCCTCCCGGAGGAACCGGACCCGAACGGCTGGCGCGTGGTCGTCGAAACAGCGGACGGAGACTGGCACGAGGCCCCGGGACCCGTCACCGAATTCCTGCTCACCCTCGCCGAAAACCCCCGCCACCTGTCCTTCACGGGGCGCTACCGTCCCAGCACCGACCTCCGCTACCACCCAACCGTCGCCTCATGA